From a region of the Leucoraja erinacea ecotype New England chromosome 6, Leri_hhj_1, whole genome shotgun sequence genome:
- the LOC129698190 gene encoding interleukin-1 receptor type 1-like, translating into MYTCSLEFVHLDRRFNVTQTMELKIELIKLIQPELMNPKNNTIQARLGSELNVTCEAHLGSGNLQMYGLSWMNIPKDNLRIKQGPKFRKKGTGPTFIIRRTLIISKIIEEDFQTKFDCVAHNALGYGHTFLKLARQSPDGMYDVITVFIPLIFGFLACFAIYVIFKVEIVLWYRDSFASPDIPTDGKMFDAYVIYPRSENKGSLDKCNTSYFALHILPQVLEEKYGYKLFIYGRDELPGQAAAEVIENNIRSSRRLIIILTQKPSADDQAYSGFERQVGLFEALIRDEIKVILIELEKFDCLNDFPASIRHIIQKNGTIKWKSYETSKPNAACSRFWKQVRYKMPARNKTCSWVPYDSATHKMNAEV; encoded by the exons ATGTACACATGCAGCCTTGAATTTGTGCACTTGGACAGAAGGTTTAATGTAACACAGACAATGGAATTGAAAATAGAAC TCATCAAGTTGATACAGCCAGAGTTAATGAATCCTAAAAACAACACAATTCAAGCAAGACTTG GTTCCGAGCTGAATGTGACCTGTGAAGCTCACTTAGGATCTGGTAATCTGCAAATGTATGGGCTTTCCTGGATGAATATTCCCAAAGATAATTTAAGAATTAAGCAAGGGCCTAAATT TCGTAAAAAAGGAACTGGTCCTACTTTTATTATCAGGAGAACCCTAATTATCTCCAAGATCATTGAAGAAGACTTTCAAACCAAATTTGACTGTGTAGCACACAATGCCCTGGGATATGGACATACTTTTCTAAAACTTGCACGTCAAT CACCAGATGGGATGTATGATGTGATTACAGTCTTCATTCCACTAATCTTTGGATTTCTAGCCTGTTTCGCAATATACGTTATTTTCAAGGTGGAGATTGTCCTTTGGTATAGAGATTCATTCGCATCCC CTGATATCCCAACAGATGGTAAGATGTTTGACGCATATGTAATCTATCCAAGATCTGAGAATAAAGGCTCTTTGGATAAATGTAATACAAGCTACTTTGCTCTTCACATTTTACCGCAAGTACTCGAAGAAAAATATGGCTACAAACTATTCATTTATGGCAGAGATGAACTTCCTGGCCAGG CTGCTGCTGAAGTTATTGAAAATAATATACGGAGCAGCAGGAGACTGATAATCATTTTGACTCAGAAGCCTTCTGCTGATGATCAGGCATACTCTGGATTTGAACGCCAAGTTGGATTATTTGAGGCTTTAATCCgggatgaaattaaagtgattctAATTGAGTTGGAGAAATTTGACTGCTTGAATGACTTTCCAGCATCCATAAGACATATCATTCAAAAAAATGGCACCATCAAATGGAAATCATATGAAACAAGTAAACCTAATGCAGCTTGCTCAAGATTTTGGAAGCAAGTGAGATACAAAATGCCAGCCAGAAACAAGACCTGCAGCTGGGTTCCGTATGATTCAGCAACCCATAAAATGAATGCAGAGGTGTAA